The Legionella spiritensis DNA segment GATGAAGTTCTATACATTCACGGTCGCTCGGTTGCGTAGGGCACTACTTATAGTATTGCCATCCAGAAACTCCAGCTCGCCGCCGGAGGGGATGCCGTGTGCCAGTTGGCTGATACGGACTTCCGAATTTTGTAAAAGTTCATAAATAAAATGAACCGTCGTTTGTCCTTCCACGGATGGGCTGAGGGCGAGAATGACTTCCTGTACCTGCAGGTCTGTAATAAGTCCAGCCAGACGATGTAATCCGATGTCTTCGGGTCCCAACCCGTCTAATGGTGAAATTTTTCCCATAAGCACAAAGTAGCCGCCTGAAAAAGCGTTACTTTGTTCGATAGCCGCAACATCTGCCGGACTTTCCACAACGCAGAGTTGTGTAAAGTCGCGGGCCGGGTTGCGGCATAAGGAACATAACGTTTCTTCCGTGTAATTGTTGCACTGTCGGCAATGACTGATCTTTTGCATGGCTTCTTCCAGGCAGGCGGCAAGATGCAATCCTCGCTGCCTCTGATATTGCAACAAATGATAAGCCATTCGTTGTGCGGATTTCGGACCAATGCCAGGGAGACAGCGCAACGCTTCCACCAGGCGGTTTAGCGCACTCATTCCTCGCTTATTCCTTGTCGTCGTCTTTTTGCATGAAGTCTGTTGGAATGTTGAGGCCGGCAGTCAGTTGACTGATTTTTTCCTTGGATGCCGCTTCAACTTTACGTACGGCGTTGTTAACCGCGGCGGCGACCAAATCCTCCAGCATTTCAGGATCTTCCTCCAGTAATGATGGTTTGATTTTGACTTCGGTGACATCATGACGGCCGTTCATTTTAATCTTAACCATACCGCCACCGGATTCACCTTGTACGATTAATTGACTCAACTGTTGCTGGGCTTCCTGCATACGCTGCTGCATTTTCTGCGCTTCTTTCATCAGGTTGCCAAGATTTTGATTAATGTCCATTGTTACCTCTCATACTATGTTTGATTTATTAATTATAATGGATCTTCAGCCGGG contains these protein-coding regions:
- the recR gene encoding recombination mediator RecR, with protein sequence MSALNRLVEALRCLPGIGPKSAQRMAYHLLQYQRQRGLHLAACLEEAMQKISHCRQCNNYTEETLCSLCRNPARDFTQLCVVESPADVAAIEQSNAFSGGYFVLMGKISPLDGLGPEDIGLHRLAGLITDLQVQEVILALSPSVEGQTTVHFIYELLQNSEVRISQLAHGIPSGGELEFLDGNTISSALRNRATVNV
- a CDS encoding YbaB/EbfC family nucleoid-associated protein → MDINQNLGNLMKEAQKMQQRMQEAQQQLSQLIVQGESGGGMVKIKMNGRHDVTEVKIKPSLLEEDPEMLEDLVAAAVNNAVRKVEAASKEKISQLTAGLNIPTDFMQKDDDKE